The sequence AACTGTGGAAAAGATTAGTGAAAATCCTACGGAATTCGCGCAATTTTTACTCACCAAAATACCTTTTTTTCTTTTCTTCTTTGCACCACTATTTGCCCTGTTTTTTTGGTTGATTTACTCTTGGAAAAAATATACCTATATGGAGCATATGGTTTTCATCTTTCATATATTTAGTTTCATATTTTTAGCTTTGCTCATAGCTATAATACCGGACACACTAATTGGGAATAAGTTTTTCATCAGTTGCTTCTTTCTTTTTATTGGTCCATTTTATTTCTATAAAGCTTTGCGAAATTTTTATCATCAAAGCAGGGCGCTAACTTTATTAAAATTTGTATTTTTAAGCACTGTATTCGTAATAGGATTAACTTTTGCCGCAACAATTTTTGTGGTAGCAAGTGTAGCAATTTATTAAAATGGTTCAACAAGTAACACAAGGAATTAAAATTTCGGTAAAAACCGAATTTGATGGCACGTTTTACAAAAATCGTAAAATGCAGTATGCCTTTGCCTACAACATTACTATTGAAAACCAAAGCAAAGACACGGTGCAGCTAACTTCTCGTAGCTGGAAAATAAAAGATTCTCTCAACAATACTGAAATTGTAGAAGGCGAAGGCGTAATAGGCCAAAAACCGATACTGCTACCAGGAGAAAAACAT comes from Aequorivita sublithincola DSM 14238 and encodes:
- the apaG gene encoding Co2+/Mg2+ efflux protein ApaG encodes the protein MVQQVTQGIKISVKTEFDGTFYKNRKMQYAFAYNITIENQSKDTVQLTSRSWKIKDSLNNTEIVEGEGVIGQKPILLPGEKHSYTSGCLLFSPFGAMKGHYNMVNFATTRKFRVSIPLFNLSAPFSMN